Proteins encoded within one genomic window of Methanolacinia paynteri:
- a CDS encoding ATP-dependent DNA helicase, which produces MKLEELGLPEKLVSSCLKRGISELYPPQADCVEKGLLEGKNLLISIPTASGKTLVAEMAMHRHVANRGKCLYVVPLKALASEKFEEFSGKGPRTGIATGDYDKKDEYLGRNDIIIATSEKVDSLLRNNAAWLGSITCLVVDEAHLIDSEDRGATLEMVITKLRHRNKDLQIIGLTATIGNPRALASWLDADLVTSDWRPVELKEGVFCRDTLYFGEEIKTIETPKKNDDENLCIDCVNDGGQCLVFVNSRRNAEGCAKRMASALKLDEPELEKLSVELEKAAETDMGRILAACVKKGAAFHHAGMKRDQREIVERGFRQGSIRVISSTPTLAAGLNLPARRVVIRDYLRFKGGEGMAPIPVREYRQMAGRAGRPHLDPYGEAVLIAKGPESANGLYEEFISAPAEDVTSRLDDERVLTGQILSLISTGFVKTEEELPEFLNETFYVHMNKSTAYIGRIVGEAVAFLEEAGMITRTGEYLSSTDYGNLVSRLYITPQTAEIITGALRERSGRETGAAPKEFSELGFLQVLCTTPDMYTLYIKKSDMDVLERFYFENEAELWREISFDSMEEGFRALKTAMLVNDWISEAGEDLICSRYGIGPGDIYNTIEGMNWLLHASSRLSSMMIPEFGDPVRETAIRVQHGVKRELLPLIRLKGIGRVRARRLFNNNILAPEDLEKAGFDRVAAIVGKKIAQQIMKQAAGEGSADAKRRTRPENEYISDKEDEVPVNGRDDPSRPSLFSFGGGPE; this is translated from the coding sequence ATGAAACTGGAAGAGCTGGGCCTCCCTGAAAAACTTGTCTCCTCCTGCCTGAAGAGAGGCATCTCCGAGCTGTACCCTCCCCAGGCGGACTGTGTCGAAAAAGGGCTTTTGGAGGGGAAGAATCTCCTGATATCCATACCGACGGCGAGCGGAAAGACGCTTGTTGCAGAGATGGCGATGCACCGCCATGTCGCAAATCGCGGGAAGTGCCTCTACGTCGTTCCGCTGAAGGCTTTGGCATCCGAAAAATTCGAGGAATTTTCGGGAAAGGGGCCGAGGACAGGCATTGCAACGGGCGACTACGACAAAAAGGACGAATACCTCGGCAGAAACGATATTATCATAGCCACCTCGGAGAAGGTCGACTCCCTCCTCAGGAACAACGCCGCGTGGTTGGGCTCCATAACCTGCCTTGTCGTAGACGAGGCCCACCTGATCGACTCCGAGGATCGCGGGGCCACCCTCGAGATGGTGATAACCAAACTCAGGCACAGGAATAAAGATCTCCAGATTATCGGCCTCACGGCGACGATTGGAAATCCGAGGGCTCTCGCATCATGGCTAGACGCCGATCTCGTCACCTCCGACTGGAGGCCCGTCGAACTTAAAGAGGGGGTCTTCTGCAGGGATACCCTCTACTTCGGCGAAGAGATAAAGACGATAGAGACACCAAAGAAGAACGACGACGAGAACCTCTGCATAGACTGCGTCAATGACGGGGGCCAGTGCCTGGTATTCGTCAACTCCAGGAGAAATGCGGAAGGGTGTGCAAAGAGGATGGCGTCCGCCCTGAAACTTGACGAGCCCGAACTCGAAAAACTTTCAGTGGAGCTTGAAAAAGCCGCCGAGACCGACATGGGCAGGATTCTTGCTGCCTGCGTCAAAAAAGGTGCGGCATTCCATCATGCCGGGATGAAGAGAGACCAGAGGGAGATTGTAGAGAGAGGTTTCAGGCAGGGTTCGATCAGGGTTATCTCATCGACCCCCACGCTTGCCGCCGGCCTCAACCTTCCGGCAAGGCGTGTCGTCATCAGGGACTACCTGAGGTTTAAAGGCGGAGAAGGAATGGCACCCATACCCGTAAGGGAGTACAGGCAGATGGCCGGACGTGCCGGAAGGCCGCATCTCGATCCGTACGGGGAGGCGGTCCTTATCGCAAAGGGCCCAGAGTCTGCAAACGGCCTGTATGAAGAGTTCATCAGCGCACCGGCCGAGGACGTGACGTCGAGACTCGACGACGAAAGGGTCCTGACAGGGCAGATCCTCTCCCTGATATCGACGGGCTTCGTGAAGACCGAAGAAGAGCTGCCAGAATTCTTAAACGAGACCTTCTACGTCCACATGAATAAAAGCACCGCGTATATCGGCCGGATAGTCGGTGAGGCGGTCGCATTCCTCGAAGAGGCCGGGATGATTACAAGGACCGGCGAGTATCTCTCGTCAACGGACTATGGGAATCTCGTATCACGCCTTTACATAACCCCGCAGACCGCGGAGATCATCACCGGTGCGCTGAGGGAGAGGAGCGGAAGAGAGACCGGGGCCGCACCGAAGGAGTTCAGCGAACTCGGCTTCCTGCAGGTGCTCTGCACGACGCCGGATATGTATACCCTCTATATTAAAAAGAGCGACATGGACGTTCTCGAGAGATTCTACTTCGAAAACGAGGCCGAACTCTGGAGAGAGATCTCCTTCGATTCGATGGAGGAGGGTTTCAGGGCCTTAAAGACGGCGATGCTTGTAAACGACTGGATATCCGAAGCTGGCGAGGACCTGATATGCAGCAGGTACGGGATCGGACCCGGGGATATATACAATACGATCGAGGGCATGAACTGGCTTCTCCATGCATCGTCCAGGCTGTCTTCGATGATGATCCCCGAGTTCGGTGATCCGGTCCGGGAAACCGCGATACGGGTTCAGCACGGAGTAAAGAGAGAACTCCTGCCGCTTATAAGACTGAAAGGCATCGGGCGTGTACGTGCGAGAAGGCTCTTCAACAACAATATCCTGGCACCGGAAGATCTTGAAAAGGCTGGATTCGATCGTGTCGCCGCCATTGTAGGCAAAAAGATCGCACAGCAGATCATGAAGCAGGCTGCAGGTGAAGGGAGTGCAGATGCAAAGAGGAGAACCCGTCCGGAAAATGAATACATATCTGACAAAGAAGACGAGGTTCCGGTGAACGGAAGAGACGATCCGAGCCGGCCGTCTCTTTTCAGCTTTGGAGGCGGACCCGAATGA
- a CDS encoding Lrp/AsnC family transcriptional regulator, giving the protein MDEKDRMLLKLLEEDCRTAGSVLADMLDLDEEGVRKRVQRMEEEGIIRSYSANIDWEKAGDGYVAAILELKVTPERDFGYDKIAERIAHHPQVRSLRLISGAYDFSMLVVGKDIHEVTRFVSEQIAPMEHIKETATILIMKTYKENGFEIFEKKGRERLPYTF; this is encoded by the coding sequence ATGGATGAAAAAGATCGAATGCTTTTAAAGCTCCTTGAAGAGGACTGCCGTACAGCCGGCTCCGTCCTCGCCGACATGCTCGATCTTGACGAGGAAGGAGTCAGGAAACGCGTTCAGAGAATGGAAGAGGAAGGAATAATCAGGAGTTATTCCGCAAATATAGACTGGGAAAAGGCAGGGGACGGCTATGTTGCCGCAATCCTTGAACTGAAGGTGACCCCGGAGAGAGACTTCGGGTACGACAAGATAGCGGAGAGGATCGCACACCACCCCCAGGTAAGGTCCCTGAGGCTGATTAGCGGGGCATACGACTTCTCGATGCTCGTCGTCGGAAAGGATATCCACGAGGTGACGAGGTTCGTATCCGAACAGATCGCCCCGATGGAGCATATAAAAGAGACCGCAACGATCCTCATCATGAAGACTTACAAGGAGAACGGTTTCGAGATATTCGAAAAAAAAGGCCGTGAGAGGCTCCCTTATACATTTTAG
- the cgi121 gene encoding KEOPS complex subunit Cgi121, whose amino-acid sequence MSIDYRICRGNFEIADERSFLAEIRKIAGSSSAYIIFFDRNSIAGCDHIRAAVSLAERSFFEYKTPISNSFEMEVLLYAFGTRQTGFASGFGIHKGMNESVIVICRKNDSISGEDREKKKESFDQVFRRVVSGISSLEGCTGKEIHLLGEEDCRNIAEERSGDKISRLAEIFSITPRELEVCGGERIEEIVIERCALLDVNR is encoded by the coding sequence ATGAGCATTGACTACAGGATTTGCCGGGGAAATTTTGAGATCGCCGATGAAAGATCTTTTCTTGCAGAGATCAGGAAAATTGCCGGGTCTTCATCGGCTTATATTATTTTTTTCGACAGGAACTCAATCGCAGGGTGCGATCATATAAGGGCGGCAGTTTCACTTGCTGAAAGGTCCTTCTTTGAATACAAAACGCCGATATCGAATTCTTTCGAGATGGAAGTCCTCCTGTACGCGTTCGGGACAAGGCAGACAGGCTTTGCCTCGGGATTCGGGATTCATAAAGGAATGAACGAATCCGTGATCGTGATATGCAGGAAAAATGATTCGATCTCAGGAGAAGACAGGGAGAAAAAAAAAGAGTCTTTCGATCAGGTTTTCAGGAGGGTGGTATCCGGGATCTCTTCTCTTGAAGGATGCACAGGAAAAGAGATTCATCTCCTCGGAGAAGAAGACTGCAGGAATATTGCAGAAGAAAGGTCCGGTGATAAGATCTCCAGGCTTGCCGAAATTTTTTCCATAACACCCAGGGAACTTGAGGTCTGTGGAGGAGAAAGGATAGAAGAGATTGTCATTGAAAGATGTGCTCTTCTTGATGTGAACAGATAG
- a CDS encoding ATP-binding protein, producing the protein MPPIIPDILFNAGFCLISAFITCGIGFFVYALKPSSNVHRLFLAVMVLATYWATGEFFIWQASSLEGVEFWLRFSSFWPLTIAIGSHFILEFTGELQGINKKRNTIIIVCIYLTALLISVIGLFTGCLYTAAFSPEIGYYYLPVHENPFCLVGISYTAFIMLWAFLVGFISWRYTEPGIKHTQNSLLFAGIIITIFFGMLSGIVLPIFRIYIPNLVFIGFVFLSILIVYAMRHYGLFVLSPETAVPEIMKTMPDGLILVDSGGNIVAANESAENIFPSLKSSPAGISAESLVSPGNYGAIKDLITKKGEISDFEIGLPGKTTRYISVSGSVVRDRDGNPSGAVLIVRDITERKASENALRVANDKLSLLSQLTRHDISNLITALSGYLFLLDDKLKDPEEKLYLGKSIEITDRVMKQIEFSRSYHDIGLEKPMWKDLGEQISGAAESLVRGDVQIRLKIDPVLIYADPLVEKVFYSLIENAIRHGKKITEIVISTEEQEDGSLILRIKDDGIGISDEEKEKIFSYGYGRNTGFGLAFSRELLSVTGIEISENGVFGEGASFEIHIPKGVWKRRPGSADQG; encoded by the coding sequence ATGCCCCCGATAATTCCAGACATTTTGTTCAATGCCGGATTCTGCCTTATTTCAGCATTCATTACCTGCGGTATCGGATTTTTTGTTTATGCCCTGAAACCCTCGTCTAATGTGCACCGTCTCTTTCTGGCAGTGATGGTACTGGCGACTTACTGGGCTACGGGCGAGTTTTTCATATGGCAGGCGTCAAGTCTTGAAGGAGTTGAATTCTGGCTTAGATTCAGTTCTTTCTGGCCTTTAACCATAGCAATAGGTTCGCATTTCATCCTGGAATTTACCGGAGAATTGCAGGGTATCAATAAGAAGCGAAATACAATAATTATAGTATGCATCTATCTCACCGCTCTTTTGATCTCTGTCATCGGCCTTTTTACAGGCTGCCTTTATACCGCAGCATTCAGCCCTGAAATTGGTTATTACTATCTTCCTGTGCATGAAAATCCCTTCTGCCTGGTGGGAATATCATATACTGCTTTCATAATGCTGTGGGCTTTTCTTGTAGGATTTATCTCATGGAGGTATACTGAACCGGGGATAAAACACACGCAGAACAGTCTTTTGTTTGCAGGCATTATCATCACCATATTTTTTGGAATGCTCTCGGGAATCGTGCTGCCGATATTTCGGATCTATATTCCGAATCTCGTCTTTATCGGCTTTGTCTTCCTTTCAATCCTGATAGTATACGCGATGAGGCATTACGGGCTGTTCGTGCTGAGCCCCGAGACGGCGGTTCCTGAAATTATGAAGACAATGCCTGACGGCCTGATCCTTGTCGATTCAGGAGGTAATATCGTTGCTGCCAATGAATCTGCGGAAAATATATTCCCTTCGCTGAAAAGCTCTCCTGCAGGCATATCTGCGGAATCGCTGGTTTCTCCCGGGAATTACGGAGCAATAAAGGATCTGATTACAAAGAAGGGCGAAATATCCGATTTTGAAATCGGCCTCCCCGGTAAAACGACAAGATACATAAGTGTTTCAGGATCGGTTGTCCGGGACAGGGACGGGAATCCTTCAGGAGCCGTGCTTATTGTCAGGGATATAACTGAGCGGAAGGCATCGGAAAATGCTCTCCGGGTTGCAAACGACAAATTGTCTCTGCTCTCGCAGCTTACCCGGCATGATATCAGCAACCTCATTACTGCACTGTCCGGTTATCTCTTCCTTCTTGATGATAAACTGAAAGATCCGGAGGAGAAGCTGTATCTCGGAAAATCGATCGAGATCACTGACCGTGTCATGAAACAGATCGAATTTTCACGGAGTTATCATGATATCGGATTGGAAAAGCCGATGTGGAAGGATCTCGGGGAGCAGATCTCCGGTGCCGCAGAGAGTCTGGTCCGGGGTGATGTTCAAATCCGGCTGAAGATCGATCCGGTCCTTATCTATGCAGATCCACTTGTTGAAAAGGTTTTTTACAGCCTGATCGAGAACGCCATAAGACATGGGAAAAAGATAACAGAGATTGTCATCTCTACCGAAGAGCAGGAAGACGGGAGCCTGATATTAAGAATAAAAGACGACGGCATCGGGATTTCTGACGAAGAAAAAGAGAAGATATTCTCGTATGGCTACGGCAGGAACACAGGGTTCGGCCTTGCCTTCTCCCGGGAACTCCTGTCGGTTACGGGAATCGAAATATCTGAAAACGGTGTTTTTGGTGAAGGAGCCTCTTTTGAGATACATATACCGAAAGGAGTCTGGAAACGCCGCCCCGGTTCAGCGGATCAGGGTTGA
- a CDS encoding helix-turn-helix transcriptional regulator has protein sequence METRIREFRAKKDMTQAQLAEAVGVRRETIVFLEKGKYNPSLKLAHDVAKTLDTTIEELFVFDD, from the coding sequence ATGGAGACAAGAATCCGGGAGTTCCGGGCGAAGAAAGATATGACCCAGGCGCAGCTTGCAGAGGCTGTCGGCGTAAGGAGAGAGACGATTGTCTTTCTTGAGAAGGGCAAGTACAATCCCTCCCTCAAACTTGCCCATGACGTTGCAAAGACACTGGATACGACGATCGAGGAGCTTTTCGTTTTTGACGATTAG
- a CDS encoding KH domain-containing protein, with translation MATQEIKVTQARIAVIIGKGGATKRKIEKETQTEISVDSEDGLVTIEGEDAPLVLKAADIITAINRGFSPKRSFCLLEDEDMMLDIIDLTAACKNPKQMERVRGRIIGKAGKAREQIEDMTGAEISVLGKTVAIIGGIEQVKTARHAIEMLIDGMPHESVFTYLDKKKKEAKANIFDYYY, from the coding sequence ATGGCAACACAGGAGATAAAAGTCACCCAGGCGAGAATCGCCGTAATAATCGGAAAAGGCGGGGCTACAAAACGGAAGATCGAGAAAGAGACACAGACTGAAATATCTGTCGACAGCGAGGATGGCCTTGTCACGATAGAGGGGGAGGACGCCCCGCTGGTCCTCAAGGCCGCGGATATAATAACGGCAATCAACAGGGGTTTTTCGCCGAAAAGATCTTTCTGCCTCCTTGAGGACGAGGATATGATGCTGGACATCATCGACCTTACGGCCGCCTGCAAAAACCCGAAGCAGATGGAGAGGGTCAGAGGGAGAATCATAGGAAAGGCAGGAAAGGCCCGCGAACAGATCGAGGATATGACCGGTGCAGAAATATCGGTGCTCGGCAAGACAGTTGCGATCATAGGCGGAATCGAACAGGTGAAGACGGCAAGGCATGCAATCGAGATGCTGATAGACGGTATGCCACATGAAAGTGTCTTTACCTACCTCGATAAGAAAAAGAAGGAAGCAAAAGCAAACATCTTCGATTATTATTACTGA
- a CDS encoding DHA2 family efflux MFS transporter permease subunit, translating to MSESPARQKMSPKELLIVLVISLGSFMSGLDATIVNIALPTISKAFDVSTVTVSWVLNAYLIVLVSLLLAASRLGDIRGYRKIFIGGFVIFTCGSALCGLAPAIDILIFSRMLQAIGGAVIAALGSVMVTSYLASSLRGQALGLVAMFTMLGAALGPVVGGFLTTVLSWQYIFYVNVPVGIIAILLGLHVLPRLDPASPGARLDAPGAALVFIALGTLVFGLTALQGATATAATGALVVSIIFWALFYIRERRAPEPLIDFRLFSSRAFSIQNIDIMIVQLCMAGVMLLMPFYLELVKGIPTDNAGMILLALPIGMILTSPIAGRISDVIGTKKPIILGIAVAAVALLLISTLGANSNVGHAEIYLFLLGAGTGFAYAPLNSAVMGISPPESRGSTSGLIKMMTNLGSSLGVALVMLVVTAAVGPKMAEVSAHTLPLQDMAGAFDVAFFFLMVVEILGLVLMFAVKDIRTDYSTDGEPVAGF from the coding sequence ATGTCTGAATCTCCTGCCCGGCAGAAGATGTCGCCGAAAGAGCTCCTTATCGTCCTCGTTATTTCGCTGGGATCATTTATGTCGGGTCTTGATGCAACGATAGTGAATATCGCCCTCCCGACTATCTCCAAGGCCTTCGATGTGTCGACCGTGACCGTGTCGTGGGTCTTAAACGCATACCTGATCGTACTTGTCAGCCTGCTGCTTGCCGCCTCCAGGCTCGGGGACATCAGGGGATACAGGAAGATCTTTATCGGCGGTTTCGTAATATTCACCTGCGGATCGGCTCTTTGCGGCCTTGCGCCTGCGATCGATATCCTTATTTTCTCAAGAATGCTCCAGGCGATCGGCGGTGCGGTCATCGCTGCACTCGGGTCGGTCATGGTCACTTCGTATCTCGCTTCTTCTCTCCGCGGGCAGGCACTGGGTCTGGTCGCCATGTTCACGATGCTCGGGGCTGCTCTCGGCCCTGTTGTCGGCGGATTCCTGACTACAGTCCTCTCGTGGCAGTACATATTCTACGTAAACGTGCCTGTCGGAATAATTGCGATACTCCTGGGTCTGCATGTCCTCCCACGTCTCGACCCTGCTTCACCCGGTGCACGGCTCGATGCTCCCGGAGCCGCCCTGGTCTTCATAGCACTCGGGACACTGGTATTCGGCCTGACCGCTCTACAGGGGGCAACGGCTACAGCGGCAACAGGGGCTCTCGTAGTTTCCATCATCTTCTGGGCATTGTTCTATATCAGGGAGCGCCGTGCACCGGAGCCCCTGATCGATTTCAGGCTCTTTTCCAGTCGGGCATTCTCAATCCAGAACATAGACATAATGATCGTCCAGCTCTGTATGGCCGGTGTAATGCTGCTGATGCCTTTCTATCTCGAACTTGTCAAGGGAATACCGACCGACAATGCCGGAATGATCCTTCTTGCACTCCCGATCGGGATGATCCTTACTTCTCCGATTGCAGGAAGAATCTCGGATGTCATCGGGACGAAGAAGCCCATTATTCTCGGAATCGCTGTCGCGGCAGTTGCCCTGCTTCTGATATCGACACTGGGCGCCAATTCGAACGTCGGCCACGCAGAGATCTACCTCTTCCTCCTCGGGGCAGGAACGGGTTTTGCCTATGCTCCCCTCAACAGTGCGGTAATGGGAATATCCCCGCCCGAGTCACGCGGTTCGACATCGGGACTGATCAAGATGATGACGAACCTCGGGTCTTCGCTCGGTGTCGCCCTTGTCATGCTTGTCGTAACCGCCGCCGTCGGGCCGAAGATGGCGGAGGTGTCCGCACATACGCTTCCGCTGCAGGATATGGCCGGGGCCTTTGATGTGGCATTCTTCTTCCTTATGGTCGTGGAGATTCTCGGTCTTGTGCTTATGTTTGCAGTGAAGGATATCCGGACAGACTACAGCACCGACGGGGAGCCGGTTGCAGGATTCTGA
- a CDS encoding aminotransferase class I/II-fold pyridoxal phosphate-dependent enzyme, protein MRDFRSDRVKAIPPSGIRKFFDIAQEMEDIISLGVGEPDYDTPWNVREAAIRSIEQGQTAYTSNSGLPELRSLISRYLFDRFGTDYSPKNEIMITTGASEALDIAIRSVVNPGDEVLVAEPAYIAYTSGVMLSGGIPVHVPCLEKDGFRLTPDALMEKITPKSKVLLCNFPNNPSGGVMSRDDYKAISDIIVDHDLLLISDEIYNELTYEGEPASAASVEGLRERTITINGFSKAFSMTGWRVGYLCAPEEICSAALKIHQYVMLSAPTGAQYAAIEALKNSWDSCKAMVNEYHVRRNLFVNSVNRAGLPCHMPKGAFYAFPSVKDTGLSDEVFAERLLKEHHVAVVPGSVFGPSGEGHLRCSYAVSRDDLLTAVARIEEFIGKL, encoded by the coding sequence ATGAGGGATTTTCGTTCGGACAGAGTCAAGGCGATCCCGCCTTCGGGTATCAGGAAATTTTTCGATATAGCCCAGGAGATGGAGGATATAATCTCCCTCGGCGTCGGGGAGCCTGACTATGACACTCCGTGGAATGTACGGGAGGCTGCGATCCGCTCGATCGAGCAGGGACAGACCGCATATACGTCGAACAGCGGCCTGCCCGAACTCCGGAGCCTAATATCGCGGTATCTTTTTGACCGCTTCGGTACGGACTACTCCCCGAAGAACGAGATAATGATAACCACCGGGGCCTCCGAGGCGCTCGACATAGCGATAAGATCTGTGGTAAATCCAGGTGACGAAGTCCTCGTGGCTGAGCCGGCATATATAGCATACACTTCCGGCGTAATGCTCTCCGGGGGAATTCCCGTCCATGTTCCCTGCCTTGAGAAGGACGGTTTCAGGCTGACACCGGATGCCCTGATGGAGAAGATAACCCCGAAGTCGAAGGTTCTTCTCTGCAATTTCCCGAACAACCCCTCCGGGGGTGTGATGAGCAGGGATGACTATAAGGCAATATCGGATATCATCGTCGACCATGATCTTCTCCTGATATCGGACGAGATATATAACGAACTGACCTATGAAGGAGAGCCCGCCTCCGCCGCTTCGGTGGAAGGCCTCCGTGAGAGGACCATTACCATCAACGGGTTCTCAAAGGCTTTCTCGATGACAGGCTGGAGGGTCGGTTACCTGTGTGCACCGGAGGAGATCTGCAGTGCGGCACTTAAGATTCACCAGTACGTCATGCTCTCCGCACCTACGGGTGCCCAGTACGCGGCAATCGAGGCCCTGAAAAACAGCTGGGATTCATGTAAGGCGATGGTAAACGAGTACCATGTGAGAAGGAACCTCTTTGTAAACTCCGTCAACCGTGCCGGCCTGCCCTGTCATATGCCGAAAGGTGCGTTCTATGCCTTCCCGTCGGTGAAGGATACGGGTCTTTCGGATGAGGTCTTCGCCGAGAGGCTCTTGAAAGAGCATCATGTGGCTGTTGTTCCGGGAAGCGTCTTCGGCCCGTCTGGCGAGGGGCACCTGAGATGCAGCTATGCTGTTTCGAGGGACGATTTGCTGACTGCTGTTGCAAGGATCGAAGAGTTCATTGGAAAACTTTAA
- a CDS encoding ORC1-type DNA replication protein, giving the protein MENESAQVSSDKPVRRLAGGLFDKYLNNKGIFKNREVLRHSHRPHTLPHRKDQIDSIASILAPAIRNETPSNILIYGKTGTGKTASVKYVGSELESACREMGKACNVIHLNCELIDTQYRVLAQIANELENIDNKPSDKPRTSIPMTGWPTDQVYTELRNLVEAMGGVNVIVLDEIDKLVKKSGDETLYNLTRFNSELKNAKISMIGISNDLRFTNFLDPRVLSSLSEEELVFPPYNAPQLCDILQQRADVAFMENVLDDGVIPLCAALAAQEHGDARRALDLLRISGELAERENSQKVSETNVKMAQQKIETDSMIVCISSLPTQSKAVLYSMLLLVDLNKQLFTTGEVAQVYRDVAHVIDLDVLTHRRIADLISELTMLGVINSRVVSRGRYGRTKEMWFSTGTAGIKETIFKDDRFTEEDLAKMDLSRYRALLR; this is encoded by the coding sequence ATGGAAAATGAATCGGCTCAGGTTTCTTCAGATAAACCGGTCCGGCGTCTTGCCGGCGGTCTTTTTGATAAATATCTAAATAATAAGGGAATTTTTAAGAACAGGGAAGTATTGAGGCACTCACACAGGCCTCATACATTGCCGCACAGGAAAGATCAGATCGACTCAATCGCATCCATACTTGCACCGGCAATAAGAAACGAAACCCCCTCCAACATTCTTATTTACGGAAAAACGGGAACCGGGAAGACAGCTTCCGTGAAATATGTCGGTTCCGAGCTCGAAAGCGCATGCAGGGAGATGGGAAAGGCATGCAACGTCATTCACCTGAACTGCGAACTTATCGACACACAGTACAGGGTTCTCGCCCAGATTGCCAATGAGCTTGAAAATATCGATAACAAGCCCAGCGACAAACCGAGGACAAGCATCCCGATGACCGGGTGGCCGACCGACCAGGTGTATACCGAACTCCGAAATCTTGTCGAAGCGATGGGCGGAGTCAATGTTATCGTCCTCGACGAGATCGATAAACTGGTAAAAAAGAGCGGAGACGAGACCCTCTATAACCTCACCAGGTTCAATTCGGAACTTAAGAACGCGAAGATCAGCATGATCGGCATATCCAATGACCTGAGGTTCACTAACTTTCTTGATCCGCGTGTTCTTTCATCGCTTTCCGAAGAAGAACTTGTCTTTCCGCCTTATAACGCACCGCAGCTGTGCGATATCCTTCAGCAGAGGGCAGATGTGGCTTTCATGGAGAATGTCCTGGATGACGGAGTCATTCCGCTTTGCGCCGCTCTTGCGGCACAGGAGCACGGGGATGCGAGAAGGGCTCTGGATCTCCTCAGGATCTCGGGTGAGCTCGCCGAACGCGAGAACTCGCAGAAGGTCTCGGAGACGAATGTAAAGATGGCCCAGCAGAAGATCGAGACAGACAGCATGATTGTATGCATCTCGTCCCTTCCGACTCAGAGCAAGGCCGTCCTGTATTCGATGCTCCTCCTTGTGGACCTCAACAAACAGCTTTTTACGACCGGGGAAGTCGCTCAGGTGTACAGGGACGTCGCACACGTAATCGATCTCGACGTTCTTACCCACAGGAGAATAGCGGACCTGATCTCGGAGCTTACCATGCTCGGCGTCATCAACTCCCGCGTAGTCTCGAGGGGCCGGTACGGAAGGACCAAAGAGATGTGGTTTTCCACCGGAACCGCCGGCATAAAGGAGACGATCTTCAAGGACGACAGGTTCACCGAGGAGGATCTTGCTAAGATGGATCTCAGCCGGTACAGGGCACTCTTAAGATAA